The genomic DNA AACGGATTTTTTTGCACGTTTCCCATCCGTCCATCTTTGGCATCATAATATCGAGTAAAATAAATTTAAAGTTTTGATTTTCTATATGTGAAATAGCTTCTTCTCCGGATTGTGCACATATGCAGTTATATCCAATTGGAGTAAGGTAAAGTGTTAATAATTCAAGCATTCTCGGTTCATCGTCTACGAGCAGTATATCAATCATAGAGAGCCCTCCATAGTTATAATCGTTACTTAAAGTTTAATGCAAAATCATGAAGAAATGGTGCAGATTATAATGCATCTGCATAATTTCTTCAGAATTGCTTGTTATTGTAAAGTTGAAATTCCATTTTAGATAATCATATTGGCTCGAAAATGATTCATACGGAGGCGGTATAGTGAAAAAGATGACCCGGGTTTTTGGGATAACAATAATTACAGCAGTTGGTCTTGCAGCATGTGGACAAACGAATACAGATCATAAAAATCATGAATCTAAAGAAGAGAAGAAAACAGAGCAAAAGGAAATGAAAATGAAGCAGGGAGTAACTGCGCCGAAAGAAATGAACGAAGGGGCATCGAATGATTTATTAACGACAAGTTTAAAAAATGTGACGAGGTTAAACACAAATGATCCATTGCAAATGGCTGTATTAACTTCACAAACGATATGGCCAGCAACTCATAAGGAGAATCAGCCAGGCGCTGTTATTTTAGTGCCAGTGAGAGAGTGGCAATTAGGGATTGCAAGTGCGGATCTTATTCATCATCCGAATAACGGGCCGATCTTATTTATAGAAAAAGAAAAGGTACCTGAAATGACGTTAAAAGAAATAAAACGGCTAAATCCGCTTGGAACGAAAGATGGAACACAAATTATGGTGATGGGGGATGTCGGTGCATCAATCCTGGAGCAATTAAAAGAGTATAAAGTAAAGCAAATAAAAGAAACGGATCCAGCTACATTTGCAAAAGATGTGGATAAAGAATATGCCGATATAACAGGAAGCTACCCAAATAGTGTTATTATCGGTTCGTCTGAAGAAGAAGGACGTTTATACACAACACCAGCTGTAAACTGGATTTCTCATATGCCAGAACCGCTTTTATATACAGGGAAAGATAAGGTGCCAGAAGCGACGATAGAGGCATTAAAGATGAGAAAAGATAAAGCGAAT from Bacillus basilensis includes the following:
- a CDS encoding cell wall-binding repeat-containing protein, which gives rise to MKKMTRVFGITIITAVGLAACGQTNTDHKNHESKEEKKTEQKEMKMKQGVTAPKEMNEGASNDLLTTSLKNVTRLNTNDPLQMAVLTSQTIWPATHKENQPGAVILVPVREWQLGIASADLIHHPNNGPILFIEKEKVPEMTLKEIKRLNPLGTKDGTQIMVMGDVGASILEQLKEYKVKQIKETDPATFAKDVDKEYADITGSYPNSVIIGSSEEEGRLYTTPAVNWISHMPEPLLYTGKDKVPEATIEALKMRKDKANIYVLGPEKIVSKEVEKELSKYGKVTRISGETPTENSIAFAKFKDEKTKFGWGFTKPGHGLSFVSSKTPDLAVAGAPFSHMGKHAPVVVLEEGKASQPVYDFLASIQPNFKDDPTIGPYNHGFLLGSTSDISFETQGILDERLEIVQESGQGHGGH